The genomic segment TTTGTTCCTCAATCTTTCTAGCGCATAGTCCAAAATTTCCTTATGATCAAAAGCCAGCGGAGGGAGTTTATACATAGAAAACCATTGGACTTCTTCAACGTTGGGGGACGCCCGGAGATTCAATTCTTCAGAGTTGATAAGGGCAAAGTAGGCCACTGTAATGACACGCATTCTTGGATCCCGGTGAGGATCTCCAAATGTGTAAAGTTGCTCTAAATACACATCGGATACATGGGTTTCCTCCTTAAGTTCGCGTCGAGCCGCATGATCCAGGGATTCATCTTTGCGAACAAATCCACCGGGAATAGCCCACATCCCCTTGAATGGTGGGATTTTTCTTTTAACAAGGAGTACTTTTAAATCCGCTTCCAAGATGGTGAAGATGACGATATCCACGGTCACAGCATAGCACTCAACACAACTTACCGGGTCTTCGGATAGATTATCTATCTTCTCAAGGTTTTTCTCATCCATGGTTTCCGGTCTGGTTAAGGAAATATGATATTGTATTAAATACAATATCCAAAATAAGAACCAGGTCCTTTACTGTCAAGGAAAAATATTTCCTTCCCTGGAAGAGGGTATAATTCTCTTGACTAACGTTCAAGACTTTATTATCGTAGTACTAGCTATCTATCGTAAATTTATCATCAAAAAAGACTCCCCTTTTGGGAGTCGAATTGTTATAAAGGTGATAGAAAGCGAGTGTAGATCGGGAGGAGTCATAACGAATGAGTATGAAAGATTTGGAAAGGGTTACCAAAGAGAATGAACGGCTCATAGAGGAATTTAAAAGGTTTCTTGAGCGAAAAGGGGTCGAGAAGAGTCTAGTGGAAAGGCATGTAGAAAATGCCAGCCAGTACGCCCTTTTTTATACGACCTATGGGTTTGAGCCCAAAAGCGCTAAAGAAATCGATGGCTTTGAAATTCATTGTTTTCTAGGCGAGTTTATCATTCGTAAAGTCGTTAACTGTACGCCAGCTTATATGAACGAAGTAGCTGAATCTTTAAGAGAGTTTTGTTACTTTCTAAAAGAAACCGGAATTATTGATGAATATGATTTGGAAGAGGCTTTAGAGCGTTGTGAAAAAACGGATATTTATGTTCGCCGGTTGGAAGAATACAACCGATTGATCAGTAGCGGTCAATTTAATAAAGTCGATTCCTGGCGTATGCGGGTTTACGAGGAGTTTTAAACCCTATTGACTCATCTTTGACAGAAACATCTGTAATTTTAATCCCCTACCATTTTATGTAGGGTCTTGACGACCTTAAGGCCCTATGTTGTCTCCAAAGCTTGGTCCTGAGTTGAAACGTGGAGGTTAAATGGGTAACCAAAAGACATTCTGGTTCGTGTTAGCAGGTTTACTCTTTCAAGCGGTTTTCGTATCTGCTCAAAATATCGATTCCTTAACCGGGGTTGTTTTAGATATCCGGAGTAATCAACCGGTTAAGGGCGCTAAGGTTCACCTGGAACAAAGGGCCGGATTTTCAACCGTCACAGATGAGTTAGGCCATTTTAAGTTAAAATTTGATCCACCCCTTCGGGTGGATGAGCCGGCAAAAATTATTGTTGAGAAAAGTGGTTTTAAAACCCTTATTCAATCTATTCAGGCCGGTGAAGTGGCACTAACCCTGGAGTTAACACCTGTAGAAGGACCCAATTATCGAAAATGGATCTCCCTGGGAGCCAGTGCGGCAGCGGCAGGAACGGCTTTAGCCTTTTTACAGGCCGCTAATAACAGTCGGGATGAGGCGGAAGCCTCTCGAACCGAAAGTGACTTTAATCAATTTAACGATGATTTTCGACGTAATAAAACCCTGGCCATAACCTTTGAGATTATCGCCGGTGCAGCCGGAGGTTATTTCCTTTATGAGCAGTTTTTTAAGCCCAAACCCTCTTCAGAAGTCATTGCTAAAGAAAACCCTACAAACTTCCAGATCACACCTCAATTAACTCGAGAAGGAGCTATGATCGTAGTTCATAAGAGATTTTAAAATCTATGAAAAAAATCCGACTTCTGATCGTCCTGGTTATTCTGTTGGGGATAAGTTTTCTCTCTGGATGTCCCCAGGAACCCACAGCCCCTGTTTTTCTAAGTGTAGCTATTACCCAACCTCAAGGACAGATTACCTGTATTCAGACCTCTCGAGATGTACCGGAACCGTGTTCATTTGAGGTAACCGGGACCTCTACCCGGGTCGTTTCCGAGCCGGATGTAGGAATTTACGTCTTATTAGAACCCACAAGACCTTCTGCTGGAGGTTTTTTTATTCAGCTTCCTCCGGCTACGGTGCAAAGCAATGGAGACTGGTCTGCCACAGCAACCCTGGATGATGAATTGATACAAGTCCGTAATGGAGCCATACTGAATATCGAGGCCGTAATTGCGGAACGGGCCGGTGGAATTGAGAGCCAGATCAATCCTGTACCCAATCTGGCCGATATTCCCGGCATCCTTGTTCAGTCCGATCCGGTTAGCTTAACGGTTGTCGTACCCACCCCAACTCCGATACCAACGCGCCGGGGACGGTAGCCAGGAAGAAGCAGGAGGCAGATGGTTTTTCTGTTCGTATTTCTAAGGCCAGTTTACTACTTTCTCCGGCAATCCAAGGCAACCCCTCGTCAGTCCCTCCTTTTTGAGGCAGGTTTTTTATGGGAGTACTGGCTGGTAATACCCCCAG from the Candidatus Limnocylindrales bacterium genome contains:
- a CDS encoding NUDIX domain-containing protein, yielding MDEKNLEKIDNLSEDPVSCVECYAVTVDIVIFTILEADLKVLLVKRKIPPFKGMWAIPGGFVRKDESLDHAARRELKEETHVSDVYLEQLYTFGDPHRDPRMRVITVAYFALINSEELNLRASPNVEEVQWFSMYKLPPLAFDHKEILDYALERLRNKLNYTTVGFQLLPEKFTLTELQKVYEIILNKKLDKRNFRKKILSMGILKECEGETKIYRGYHRPAQLYSFALDRFIKLQDKGILFPF
- a CDS encoding carboxypeptidase-like regulatory domain-containing protein gives rise to the protein MGNQKTFWFVLAGLLFQAVFVSAQNIDSLTGVVLDIRSNQPVKGAKVHLEQRAGFSTVTDELGHFKLKFDPPLRVDEPAKIIVEKSGFKTLIQSIQAGEVALTLELTPVEGPNYRKWISLGASAAAAGTALAFLQAANNSRDEAEASRTESDFNQFNDDFRRNKTLAITFEIIAGAAGGYFLYEQFFKPKPSSEVIAKENPTNFQITPQLTREGAMIVVHKRF